A genome region from Eremothecium cymbalariae DBVPG#7215 chromosome 4, complete sequence includes the following:
- the RPB3 gene encoding DNA-directed RNA polymerase II core subunit RPB3 (similar to Ashbya gossypii ADL120C), protein MSEEGPQVKIREATKDNVDFILSNVDLSLANSLRRIMIAEIPTLAIDSVEIETNTSVLADEFISHRLGLIPLQSKDIDQLVYCRDCYCEDHCDRCSVVLTLQAVGESESTTNVYAKDLQIVSDLGGKNIGHPIIQDKEANGILVCKLRKGQELRLKCVAKKGISKEHAKWSPAAAIEFEYDPWNKLKHTDYWFEQDATSEWPHSKNCEFEDPLNDDDVFDYSAKPNIFYINVESVGSITSDQVVIRGIKTLQDKVADILFSLKKMDQDKVAFGGPTSENAPMEVDHDPYSGTNGQYNEYNDNTNTAYDDAW, encoded by the coding sequence ATGAGTGAAGAAGGGCCTCAAGTAAAGATCAGGGAGGCGACCAAGGATAATGTTGACTTTATTCTATCAAATGTTGATCTTTCATTGGCGAATTCGCTGCGTAGAATTATGATTGCTGAGATTCCAACATTAGCCATCGATTCAGTTGAAATAGAAACGAATACATCTGTTTTAGCGGATGAATTTATTTCACATAGACTTGGTTTGATACCTTTACAGAGTAAAGACATCGACCAGTTGGTTTATTGTCGTGATTGTTATTGTGAAGACCATTGTGATCGTTGTTCTGTGGTTCTTACTTTGCAGGCGGTTGGGGAAAGTGAATCAACAACGAATGTGTATGCTAAGGATTTACAAATAGTAAGTGATTTGGGGGGTAAAAATATTGGACATCCTATTATACAAGATAAAGAAGCTAATGGGATATTAGTTTGCAAGCTCAGAAAGGGCCAAGAGTTGCGGTTAAAGTGCGTTGCCAAAAAAGGTATTTCCAAGGAGCATGCCAAATGGtcaccagcagcagctatAGAGTTTGAGTATGATCCGTGGAATAAACTAAAACACACGGACTATTGGTTTGAACAAGATGCTACTTCTGAATGGCCGCATTCCAAGAACtgtgaatttgaagatccGTTAAACGACGATGATGTCTTTGATTACAGTGCCAAAcctaatatattttatatcaACGTAGAAAGTGTGGGTAGTATAACATCGGACCAAGTGGTAATTAGAGGAATCAAGACTTTACAGGATAAAGTTGCAGATATCTTGTTTTCCTTAAAGAAAATGGACCAAGACAAGGTTGCCTTTGGTGGACCAACTAGTGAGAATGCGCCAATGGAAGTTGATCATGATCCTTATAGTGGAACCAATGGCCAATATAACGAGTATAATGATAATACTAACACAGCCTACGATGATGCCTGGTGA
- the PHO4 gene encoding phosphate-sensing transcription factor PHO4 (similar to Ashbya gossypii ADL123C): MMMEEGKLGDGDDIEGKVGGGSGDLNCGNGRTILEQVGEYLSEQGRQGVRRGGGKQERDGGGRGVMGRDGDGSEGEGGEGAHGWSAEEMQIDLERLGHSLLEGGGMVVEMREWGVLQAIFLDFSLLEETHHGKLEDDLEVHHHSKIAVAKRGGEGRRGDDHEEGGHEEGEEDDKQGQEQQPQHVRPRMVFSPMMSPLVQSHGSATNTPMLSADLAHTTHNTPYLQHEVHGIGMHALAKQSSFSPLSSPALMAVEGVRSNSFSLPEASLVTRRSSGASRSKKTPHSTPYMSAGSGKVSKHSPLVGPKKTIANTGSAAVTAAATSSSSSSSKYKGQIWDDMFKLPNSSIAIPSSQQYSTSLGSVSGDTPTSHSTVSSTSLGPADDHFSDEHMKPATLMNFPKFILPSVTNNHTTSSSSPSNGMVIRATESPVIRPRHQNGVPTNSAATVNNKGKNINNNKGADNSSTGAAVSVPPTAVSIPDSLHMKNIPNGSSEHNVPVESQHHTKRTSRSASNRSNNDELIKKEVHKVAEQGRRNRLNNALVELNTLLPQELKDSVQVPSKATTVEMACEYIKQLTSQKK, from the coding sequence atgatgatggaagAAGGGAAACTTGGGGATGGGGATGATATAGAGGGGAAGGTTGGTGGAGGTAGTGGGGATTTGAATTGCGGAAATGGTAGGACTATATTGGAGCAGGTGGGGGAGTATTTGAGTGAGCAGGGTCGGCAGGGGGTACGGCGTGGGGGGGGGAAGCAGGAGCGAGACGGTGGGGGACGGGGGGTTATGGGTCGGGATGGGGATGGTTCGGAAGGAGAGGGGGGGGAGGGGGCTCATGGGTGGTCAGCGGAGGAGATGCAGATTGATTTGGAGCGGTTGGGGCATTCGTTGTTGGAAGGGGGGGGGATGGTCGTGGAGATGAGGGAGTGGGGAGTACTGCAGGCCATTTTTTTAGACTTTTCTTTGCTGGAAGAGACACATCATGGTAAACTAGAGGATGATCTAGAAGTGCATCATCATTCAAAGATTGCAGTTGCGAAGCGTGGAGGGGAGGGAAGGAGGGGCGATGATCATGAAGAGGGGGGGCATGAGGAGGGCGAGGAAGACGATAAGCAAGGACAGGAGCAGCAGCCGCAACATGTAAGGCCTAGAATGGTGTTCTCTCCGATGATGTCACCGCTGGTGCAGTCGCACGGGTCTGCGACGAACACGCCGATGCTGAGCGCAGATTTGGCACATACGACGCATAATACGCCGTATTTGCAACATGAGGTGCACGGTATAGGAATGCATGCTCTAGCCAAACAGTCATCTTTCTCGCCATTGTCGTCTCCAGCGTTGATGGCTGTGGAGGGCGTACGGTCGAATAGCTTCAGTTTACCGGAAGCGAGCTTAGTGACTCGCAGGAGTTCCGGGGCGTCCAGATCCAAGAAGACCCCTCATTCGACTCCATACATGTCTGCTGGCTCTGGAAAAGTCTCTAAACATTCTCCGCTGGTGGGACCGAAAAAAACGATTGCAAATACAGGCAGTGCCGCTGTTACTGCAGCGGCAAcgtcttcttcctcttcgtCTTCGAAATACAAGGGCCAAATTTGGGATGATATGTTTAAACTCCCAAACAGTTCAATAGCGATTCCATCTAGCCAGCAGTATTCAACTTCGCTTGGCAGCGTTTCGGGCGATACACCAACTTCTCATTCTACGGTGTCATCGACGTCTCTCGGACCTGCGGACGATCATTTTTCGGATGAACACATGAAGCCCGCAACGTTGATGAACTTCCCTAAGTTTATTCTTCCCTCTGTGACTAACAACCACACAacttcctcttcttctccatctAATGGTATGGTAATCCGAGCTACGGAGTCACCGGTGATCAGACCGAGACATCAAAACGGCGTTCCTACAAACTCCGCTGCCACCGTCAACAACAAAGGcaaaaacatcaacaacaataagGGTGCTGACAATTCAAGTACGGGGGCCGCCGTATCGGTGCCACCCACTGCCGTCTCCATACCAGACTCTCTTCACATGAAAAACATCCCCAACGGGTCGTCTGAACATAACGTGCCCGTAGAATCCCAGCATCATACCAAGAGGACCTCAAGATCAGCCTCTAATAGATCAAACAACGATGagctaataaaaaaagaagtaCACAAGGTAGCGGAACAAGGTAGACGCAACAGACTTAACAACGCTCTGGTAGAATTGAACACACTCTTACCCCAAGAACTTAAAGATTCCGTCCAGGTCCCATCAAAGGCTACTACTGTGGAAATGGCATGTGAATATATCAAGCAGTTGACTAGCCAAAAGAAGTAA
- the RPL29 gene encoding 60S ribosomal protein eL29 (similar to Ashbya gossypii ADL125C), protein MAKSKNHTAHNQTKKAHRNGIKKPRTHKYPSLKGVDAKFRRNHKYALHGTAKALAAKRAAEKK, encoded by the coding sequence ATGGCTAAGTCTAAGAACCATACGGCTCATAACCAAACCAAGAAGGCTCACAGAAACGGTATCAAGAAGCCAAGAACTCACAAGTACCCATCTTTGAAGGGTGTTGACGCCAAGTTCAGAAGAAACCACAAGTACGCTTTACACGGTACTGCTAAGGCGTTGGCTGCTAAGCGTGCTGCTGAGAAGAAATAA
- a CDS encoding 60S ribosomal protein uL2 (similar to Ashbya gossypii ADL127C 1-intron) translates to MGRVIRNQRKGAGSIFTSHTRLRQGAAKLRTLDYAERHGYIRGVVKQIVHDAGRGAPLAKVVFRDPYKYKLREETFIANEGVHTGQFIYAGKNASLNVGNILPLGSVPEGTIVSNVEERPGDRGALARTSGNYVIVIGHNPDENKTRVRLPSGAKKIISSDARGVIGVVAGGGRVDKPLLKAGTAFHKYKVKRNSWPKTRGVAMNPVDHPHGGGNHQHIGKASTISRGAVSGQKAGLIAARRTGLLRGSQKTQD, encoded by the exons ATGG GTAGAGTTATTAGAAACCAAAGGAAGGGTGCTGGTTCTATCTTCACCTCTCACACTAGGTTGAGACAAGGTGCTGCCAAGTTGAGAACTTTGGACTACGCTGAAAGACACGGTTACATTCGTGGTGTTGTTAAGCAGATTGTTCACGATGCTGGTAGAGGTGCTCCATTGGCAAAGGTTGTTTTCCGTGACCCATACAAGTACAAGTTACGTGAAGAGACTTTTATTGCTAACGAGGGTGTTCATACTGGGCAATTTATCTACGCAGGTAAGAATGCTTCTTTGAACGTCGGTAACATCTTGCCTTTGGGTTCCGTTCCAGAAGGTACTATAGTGTCCAACGTTGAGGAAAGACCAGGTGACAGAGGTGCTTTGGCTAGAACTTCCGGTAACTACGTTATTGTTATCGGCCACAACCCTGACGAAAACAAAACGAGAGTCAGATTACCATCTGGTGCTAAGAAGATCATCAGCTCTGACGCCAGAGGTGTTATCGGTGTCGTTGCCGGTGGTGGTAGAGTGGACAAGCCATTGTTGAAGGCTGGTACTGCATTCCACAAGTACAAGGTCAAGAGAAACTCTTGGCCAAAGACCCGTGGTGTTGCCATGAACCCAGTTGACCATCCTCACGGTGGTGGTAACCATCAACATATTGGTAAGGCTTCTACCATTTCTAGAGGTGCTGTTTCCGGTCAAAAGGCGGGTTTGATCGCTGCCAGAAGAACTGGTTTGTTGCGTGGTTCTCAAAAGACTCAAGATTAG
- a CDS encoding uncharacterized protein (similar to Ashbya gossypii ADL119W): MDAKPLAIPDIRFEQTFMVALKKEALKQHQYKIRKLKGSQDIVVSEDFGEPTITTFVVAKVIVRDVVLLPLVHGMLWTGFLIMMKPWLKACTQNGRRLGAGIYNVIVGRNVYPKPQTKRI, translated from the coding sequence ATGGACGCAAAGCCGTTGGCCATCCCCGATATTCGGTTTGAGCAGACATTCATGGTCGCTCTTAAGAAAGAGGCATTGAAGCAGCATCAGTATAAAATACGGAAGCTGAAAGGGTCGCAGGACATTGTCGTTTCAGAAGATTTTGGTGAGCCAACAATTACGACTTTTGTAGTGGCAAAGGTGATTGTTAGAGATGTCGTTTTGCTGCCTCTTGTACATGGAATGCTGTGGACAGGTTTTCTAATCATGATGAAACCTTGGTTGAAAGCATGCACTCAAAATGGGCGGCGCTTGGGTGCAGGCATATATAATGTGATTGTTGGGAGAAATGTATATCCAAAGCCGCAGACAAAAAGAATCTGA
- the FAF1 gene encoding Faf1p (similar to Ashbya gossypii ADL122C) — MSDEDELQYLKQLEAQRNAFEAQFGSLEDMGFQDKTKKTVIQNDGDGQSDTGSDSDSTETETETETETDSNAPPEPAPPAQPAQPKIITFSGPADNYIPPSKHQQRLLRSGKAPSINQLQELPSENDADDDSSFAERQNLKNDIELQTFLKESHLLSALSSSNSNSSGAELTLQTINSNDFHGKIRSRTLERRLQSLSAVNGKAQSLEKVPINIRRGMLQKHQTRIRQHEQLARDAGIILPNVKKGQFRKIDATHKKDIERRIGSSIKSADRRRFKAKKRDKGLRINSIGQSTRNGLVISKSEIARITAAPGKDPKKKKKNHR; from the coding sequence ATgagtgatgaagatgagcTGCAATATCTGAAACAACTGGAAGCCCAGCGAAATGCGTTCGAAGCCCAATTTGGGTCGTTAGAAGATATGGGCTTCCAGGACAAAACCAAGAAAACTGTAATACAaaatgatggtgatgggCAGTCCGACACTGGCTCCGACTCCGACTCTACCGAAACTGAAACTGAAACTGAAACCGAAACCGATTCAAATGCCCCCCCAGAACCTGCTCCACCTGCTCAACCCGCCCAGCctaaaataataacatttAGTGGCCCTGCAGACAACTATATCCCACCTTCAAAGCACCAACAGCGGCTTCTAAGAAGTGGCAAAGCCCCTTCCATAAACCAGCTTCAAGAATTACCGTCTGAAAACGACGCTGATGACGACAGTAGCTTCGCTGAACGACAAAACCTAAAAAATGACATCGAACTACAAACCTTTCTAAAAGAATCTCACCTGTTGAGTGCCCTATCCTCCTCCAACTCCAACTCCTCCGGCGCAGAGCTGACATTACAAACAATAAACAGCAACGACTTTCATGGCAAAATCCGCTCCCGTACACTAGAAAGAAGACTCCAGTCCTTATCCGCAGTCAATGGCAAAGCCCAATCCCTGGAAAAGGTCCCCATCAACATCCGCAGAGGAATGCTGCAAAAACATCAAACCAGAATCCGCCAGCACGAACAACTGGCCCGCGACGCAGGCATCATCCTTCCAAACGTCAAAAAGGGCCAATTCCGCAAAATCGACGCTACACACAAGAAAGACATTGAAAGACGCATTGGCTCCAGCATCAAATCCGCTGACAGACGTCGTTTCAAGGCAAAGAAGAGAGATAAAGGCCTACGCATCAATTCCATAGGACAGAGTACAAGAAACGGTCTCGTGATCAGTAAATCCGAGATCGCCAGAATTACTGCGGCACCGGGGAAAGACcccaagaagaagaagaagaaccaCCGCTGA
- the HIS6 gene encoding 1-(5-phosphoribosyl)-5- ((5-phosphoribosylamino)methylideneamino)imidazole-4-carboxamide isomerase HIS6 (similar to Ashbya gossypii ADL121W): MTRFVGCIDLHGGQVKQIVGKTLTSEQATKTNFVSDRPSSYYAKLYLDNNVRGTHVIKLGSGNDEAAMDALKTAPGFLQVGGGINLENCEYWLKYAAKVIVTSYLFDSEGRFQLDKLHEISDKCGKDRLVIDLSCRPLESVSSNKQWVVVMNKWQTITNLVLNLSTLEFLSNYADEFLIHAAEVEGLGHGVDKELVKKLGEWACSLETPVTMVYAGGAKSIDDLELVEQLSHGKVDLTFGSSLDLFGGKLVKFKDCCSWNSVH, translated from the coding sequence ATGACTAGGTTTGTTGGATGTATCGATTTGCATGGGGGGCAGGTGAAACAGATAGTTGGCAAGACGTTAACTTCTGAACAGGCAACAAAGACGAATTTTGTTTCTGATAGGCCTTCATCTTACTATGCGAAACTATATCTGGACAATAATGTGCGTGGAACACATGTGATCAAGTTGGGATCCGGTAATGATGAGGCAGCGATGGATGCATTAAAAACGGCACCAGGATTTTTGCAAGTGGGTGGGGGTATTAATTTAGAGAATTGTGAATACTGGTTGAAATATGCAGCGAAGGTGATTGTAACGtcatatttatttgacAGTGAGGGTCGATTTCAACTTGACAAGCTGCATGAGATTTCAGATAAATGTGGGAAGGACCGTTTGGTAATTGATTTAAGCTGTCGTCCTCTCGAAAGTGTTTCTTCGAATAAGCAGTGGGTGGTCGTAATGAACAAATGGCAAACCATTACTAATTTGGTACTGAATTTATCCACGCTTGAGTTTCTCAGTAATTATGCTGACGAGTTTCTAATCCATGCGgcagaagttgaaggttTGGGACATGGGGTTGACAAAGAGTTAGTCAAGAAACTTGGCGAATGGGCATGTTCCCTTGAAACCCCTGTTACCATGGTATACGCTGGTGGGGCAAAAAGTATTGACGATTTGGAGCTGGTTGAGCAGTTGAGTCACGGGAAGGTTGATCTTACGTTTGGTTCATCATTGGACCTTTTCGGAGGGAAACTGGtcaaatttaaagattgCTGCAGTTGGAATTCGGTGCATTGA
- the SMC2 gene encoding condensin subunit SMC2 (similar to Ashbya gossypii AGR236W): MRVEELIIDGFKSYATRTVISDWDPQFNAITGLNGSGKSNILDSICFVLGISSMATVRAQNLQDLIYKRGQAGVIKASVTIVFDNSDIKSSPIGFERYPKISVTRQIALGGTSKYLINGHRAQQQTVLHLFQSVQLNINNPNFLIMQGQITKVLNMKPTEILSLIEEAAGTRMFEDRREKAEKTMAKKETKLQEIRALLQEEIEPKLDKFRSEKRAFLEFQETQTDLEMTLRIVNTHDYHNLVTKQNSIQETVQNSEQRVQELESSIKKYQNELSSLNEDFTAIKNQKECELLKDGSLTKLEKLENTLSTDLSRFSTALGIAKDDLKQEKKSLIDIQSSLESSEKDLFVKAKNLKTIEQQYNELNDSIEKLKSQHKDKEELLSTLTTGISSTGATDGGYNSQLAAAKAKLGEAEISIKKANMRIAMLQKELASSEPLLQRAKKDNEEQIMQVKQRGQEIEKLKVSLNKSGFNPELMKTLRRRENELKNNLQKLSNDTEYLRRKVANLEFNYTSPTKDFNPQSVKGVAAQVFTLGKDNFDSANALQVCAGGRLFNIIVDNEKTASQLLEKGMLRKRVTIIPLNKISTRVLSDESLALAKKIAPGKVELALNLIGYEEDVSKAMQYIFGGSLICADAETAKKITFHPQIRARSITLDGDIYDPEGTLSGGSSNNTNSLLKDIQKYNEASRRSKSFESELSLIQQQIMECERASQLTKSLQNELDLAEHKFQLSQKALVSNPAAQIIKKNDEMLNEIETCKTDIDLQKISTAELQAEVVRIQKDMQEFNTDKGSKLKQLNKEVSTLAKQIKDKEVVTEQKYDLYQNLQMETEQLQTDISAMKQEIVEKKSLIKVLEQKIITTDSEFSCKQSELENVKGNLNEERNRLIGIDEEIKELETLLKAKHKSLSANELELQRLQHELTKYRNKNSSIEEKIRQMLDETPWLSDSGLVSSIISEDEGIDLNEYRQRATCLQEKFQGMKRKVNPNIMSMIESVEKKESALKAMIITIEKDKTKIMETIKKLNEYKLDALLKTWEKVNVDFGNIFAELLPNSFAKLTHLEDRDITAGLEVKVKLGSIWKESLVELSGGQRSLIALSLILALLQFKPAPMYILDEVDAALDLNHTQNIGHLIKTRFKGSQFIVVSLKEGMFNNANRVFKTRFQDGTSAVSVI, encoded by the coding sequence ATGAgggttgaagaattgattATAGATGGATTCAAGTCGTACGCGACAAGAACGGTCATCTCTGACTGGGATCCACAATTTAATGCCATCACGGGCTTAAACGGGTCTGGTAAGTCGAATATCTTagattcaatttgttttgtACTTGGGATCTCATCAATGGCTACCGTCAGAGCTCAGAATTTACAAGATTTGATTTATAAAAGGGGACAAGCAGGGGTCATAAAGGCTAGTGTAACcattgtttttgataattctgATATTAAAAGTTCACCAATTGGATTTGAACGTTATCCAAAGATATCTGTCACGAGACAGATTGCCCTTGGTGGTACAAGTAAATACCTGATCAATGGGCACAGAGCTCAGCAGCAGACAGTGCTGCATTTATTTCAGTCAGTTCAATTGAATATTAATAACCCTAATTTTTTAATCATGCAGGGTCAAATCACCAAAGTGCTAAACATGAAACCAACTGAGATCCTGTCCttaattgaagaagcagcagGTACAAGAATGTTTGAAGATAGGAGAGAGAAAGCCGAAAAGACGATGGCGAAGAAGGAAACGAAGTTGCAAGAGATCAGAGCATTATTACAAGAAGAGATTGAGCCAAAATTAGACAAGTTTAGAAGCGAAAAGAGAGCCTTTTTAGAGTTCCAAGAGACTCAAACAGATCTTGAGATGACTTTGCGAATTGTTAACACTCACGATTATCACAATTTAGTTACTAAACAGAACTCCATCCAGGAAACAGTACAGAATAGTGAACAAAGGGTACAGGAATTGGAATcatcaattaaaaaatatcagaaTGAATTATCCAGTCTTAACGAGGACTTCACAGCAATAAAAAATCAGAAGGAATGTGAGCTGCTTAAAGATGGTTCTTTAACAAAGCTTGAAAAACTCGAAAACACATTATCCACAGATCTTTCACGCTTTTCCACAGCCCTGGGTATCGCAAAAGATGATTTAAAACAAGAGAAAAAGAGCCTTATAGATATACAGTCATCTCTGGAATCTTCTGAGAAGGATCTTTTTGTGAAAGCTAAAAACTTAAAAACTATTGAACAGCAGTATAATGAGTTAAATGACAGcattgaaaagttgaaatcTCAGCACAAGGATAAAGAGGAATTACTTTCGACTTTAACAACAGGTATTTCATCCACTGGTGCTACTGACGGTGGTTACAATTCACAGTTAGCGGCCGCTAAGGCCAAGTTAGGTGAGGCAGAAATTTCTATTAAAAAGGCTAATATGCGTATCGCCATGTTACAGAAGGAGTTGGCAAGTAGCGAACCGTTATTACAGAGAGCAAAGAAAGATAATGAAGAGCAAATAATGCAGGTTAAACAAAGAGGCCAGGAAATAGAAAAACTTAAGGTCTCTTTGAATAAGTCAGGATTTAATCcagaattgatgaaaacgTTAAGGAGACGTGAAaatgaattgaagaataatCTTCAGAAATTATCCAACGATACTGAGTATTTGAGAAGAAAGGTGGCGAATCTGGAATTCAATTATACTAGCCCGACGAAGGATTTCAATCCACAATCTGTGAAAGGTGTTGCAGCTCAGGTATTTACCTTGGGAAAGGACAATTTTGATAGTGCAAATGCCCTTCAAGTATGTGCTGGTGGTCGtttatttaatataatagTCGATAATGAGAAAACTGCCTCTCAATTGTTGGAAAAGGGTATGTTAAGGAAAAGAGTAACCATTATTCctttgaacaaaatatcCACCAGGGTATTGAGCGATGAATCATTAGCTTTAGCCAAAAAAATAGCTCCAGGAAAGGTCGAACTTGCATTAAACTTAATTGGTTATGAGGAGGATGTATCTAAAGCCATGCAATATATCTTTGGCGGTAGCTTGATATGTGCAGATGCGGAAACTGCCAAGAAAATTACCTTCCATCCCCAAATTAGAGCTAGAAGTATAACACTAGATGGTGATATATATGACCCAGAAGGCACTTTATCTGGCGGGAGTAGCAATAATACCAATTCTTTGTTGAAGGATATTcagaaatataatgaagCTTCTAGACGAAGTAAGTCTTTCGAATCTGAGTTAAGCCTGATACAGCAACAGATTATGGAGTGTGAAAGAGCATCTCAACTTACGAAGTCCTTACAAAATGAATTAGATCTGGCAGAACATAAGTTCCAACTTTCTCAGAAGGCATTAGTCTCTAATCCGGCCGCTCAAATTATAAAGAAGAACGACGAAATGCttaatgaaattgaaaCTTGTAAAACTGATATTGATCTACAAAAAATTAGCACTGCAGAATTGCAAGCAGAAGTAGTGCGTATTCAAAAAGATATGCAAGAGTTCAATACTGATAAGGGATCTAAActaaaacaattaaataaGGAAGTTTCTACTTTAGCAAAACAGATTAAAGATAAGGAGGTAGTTACTGAGCAGAAATATGACTTATATCAAAATTTACAAATGGAGACTGAACAGCTTCAAACCGATATATCTGCGATGAAGCAggaaattgttgaaaaaaaatcgCTGATTAAGGTTCTTGAACAAAAGATAATCACAACTGACAGTGAATTTTCTTGCAAACAATCAGAACTGGAGAACGTTAAGGGAAACTTAAATGAAGAAAGGAATAGGCTTATAGGAATAGATGAAGAGATTAAAGAATTAGAGACGTTACTCAAAGCTAAACACAAGAGCCTATCTGCTAATGAGCTTGAGTTGCAAAGACTTCAGCACGAACTCACCAAGTATAGAAACAAGAACAGTagcattgaagaaaaaatacGACAAATGTTAGATGAAACGCCGTGGTTAAGTGACAGTGGTTTGGTATCAAGCATAATTAGTGAAGATGAAGGTATTGATTTGAATGAGTATCGTCAAAGAGCTACATGTCTACAGGAAAAGTTCCAAGGCATGAAACGTAAAGTTAATCCAAATATTATGAGTATGATTGAAAGTGTcgaaaagaaggaaagtGCTTTGAAGGCTATGATCATAACTATTGAAAAGGATAAGACAAAGATCATGGAAACgattaaaaaattgaatGAGTATAAGTTAGATGCACTTCTTAAAACTTGGGAGAAGGTGAATGTCGATTTTGGTAATATTTTTGCTGAGCTGCTACCGAATTCCTTTGCTAAACTTACGCATTTAGAGGACCGTGATATTACTGCGGGCCTTGAAGTAAAAGTCAAGCTAGGGAGTATTTGGAAAGAAAGTTTGGTTGAATTATCCGGTGGTCAAAGATCATTGATTGCCCTTTCATTAATTCTAGCCCTATTGCAATTCAAACCAGCTCCTATGTATATTTTGGATGAGGTTGACGCTGCTCTGGACTTAAATCACACTCAAAATATTGGCCACTTAATAAAAACGAGGTTCAAGGGCTCCCAGTTCATTGTGGTATCCTTAAAGGAAGGTATGTTTAACAATGCAAACAGGGTTTTTAAAACGAGATTCCAAGACGGCACATCTGCTGTTAGTGTTATATAA
- the QCR6 gene encoding ubiquinol--cytochrome-c reductase subunit 6 (similar to Ashbya gossypii ADL124C) has translation MLKARRQSKRSYLVSVSWFAGFKTPSLGFQSYILSIWQSDIKVNYRIEMFSITEYLDELKEAFVPTVAKAEDDVEEAEEQDEEDVEKNDDDEDEDDEDEDDDDDDDEDDDDDEAVTDQLAALQEECKQADAGKPLVHHYMECVERVQKAQEEPGYDQLEYKEDCVEEFFHLQHYIDSCAAPRLFDKLK, from the coding sequence ATGCTAAAAGCTCGAAGACAGAGCAAGAGATCTTATCTTGTCAGTGTTTCTTGGTTTGCAGGATTTAAGACTCCTTCATTGGGCTTCCAGAGTTATATTTTGAGTATCTGGCAATCAGACATTAAGGTGAATTACCGAATCGAGATGTTTTCAATTACTGAGTATTTGGATGAGTTGAAGGAAGCGTTTGTTCCCACAGTCGCTAAGGCCGAAGACGACGTCGAAGAAGCGGAGGAAcaagatgaggaagatgtGGAGAAGaatgacgatgatgaagatgaagatgacgaagatgaagatgacgacgacgacgacgacgaagacgacgacgacgacgagGCGGTCACTGACCAGTTAGCAGCATTACAGGAAGAATGTAAACAGGCCGATGCTGGAAAACCACTAGTGCATCATTACATGGAATGTGTCGAAAGAGTTCAAAAAGCTCAAGAAGAGCCAGGCTATGACCAATTAGAGTACAAAGAAGACTgcgttgaagaatttttcCATTTGCAGCATTATATTGACAGCTGTGCTGCTCCAAGACTATTTGACAAGTTGAAATAG